In Rhipicephalus microplus isolate Deutch F79 chromosome 9, USDA_Rmic, whole genome shotgun sequence, one genomic interval encodes:
- the LOC119163728 gene encoding uncharacterized protein LOC119163728: MPALVERPKMSIAMWAALKNHIMRQREKKKQEQEADAATERVRRERELKRRQDAMTLEEIRDQVQQSEKKLVTLKEEKHQLFMQLKKVLHEDDTRKRALVKEANEMAALNHSYLQQQHNAAMHQHAAAAAAAAAAAIPQHLYIQDINRAHSMYKLAQPIPQNPSVLHRAPLKRPLTPSPPPSSQAATSSTSSSQQATPPQSGFSPQQPYAYKAQMPGSAAYGAPKLIPAYAPGHGPIYYAHVPGQGSVPAAMAPAAPVPYPAYPTPQFPHHHAESAAAAAAAAAAVAKQQQMVATHNFHLAQQQQQAAAAAQQQQQQQQAAAAAQQQQHQQAAAAAAAAAAAAGYPGAPVVPQALEPPHGLQKPRFHDEKFYVSQPSMLPMRTLASPAAQSAAMALASPQPKPSSYLTAAQQHQMAAAAAAAQRHPGYPGQPTRFY, translated from the coding sequence ATGCCTGCGCTAGTCGAGCGTCCGAAGATGAGCATCGCCATGTGGGCCGCGCTCAAGAACCACATAATGCGACAGCGCGAAAAGAAGAAGCAAGAACAGGAGGCCGACGCCGCCACGGAGCGCGTGAGACGCGAACGCGAGCTCAAGCGTCGCCAGGACGCGATGACGCTCGAAGAGATCCGCGATCAGGTGCAGCAGTCCGAGAAGAAGCTGGTCACGCTGAAGGAGGAGAAACACCAGCTCTTCATGCAGCTCAAGAAGGTACTGCACGAAGACGACACCCGGAAACGGGCCTTAGTGAAGGAGGCCAACGAGATGGCAGCGCTCAACCACTCGTACCTACAACAGCAACACAACGCCGCCATGCACCAGCACGCCGCCGCTGCTGCGGCCGCAGCCGCCGCCGCGATTCCGCAGCACCTCTACATACAGGACATTAACCGTGCTCACTCCATGTACAAGCTGGCGCAACCCATCCCGCAGAACCCGAGCGTCCTGCATCGTGCGCCACTCAAGAGGCCGCTGACGCCGTCCCCTCCTCCGTCGTCGCAAGCCGCGACTTCGTCGACCTCTTCGTCCCAGCAGGCGACTCCACCTCAGTCGGGCTTCTCGCCCCAGCAGCCGTACGCCTACAAGGCTCAGATGCCGGGCTCGGCGGCGTACGGGGCGCCCAAGCTGATCCCGGCGTACGCGCCGGGCCACGGTCCCATCTACTACGCGCACGTCCCAGGTCAGGGGTCGGTGCCAGCGGCCATGGCTCCCGCGGCACCGGTGCCCTATCCGGCCTACCCGACACCCCAGTTCCCTCACCATCACGCCGAGTCGGCGGCTGCTGCCGCAGCCGCGGCAGCGGCTGTTGCCAAGCAACAGCAGATGGTTGCCACCCACAACTTCCACCTCGCTCAACAGCAACAGCAAGCCGCCGCCGCAGctcaacaacaacagcagcagcagcaggcagcTGCCGCAgcgcaacagcagcagcatcaaCAAGCAGCCGCTGCTGCTGCGGCGGCAGCGGCCGCTGCCGGATACCCTGGGGCACCCGTGGTTCCCCAGGCCCTGGAGCCGCCACACGGCTTGCAGAAGCCTCGCTTCCACGACGAGAAGTTTTACGTTTCCCAGCCATCTATGCTGCCCATGCGGACACTGGCCTCGCCGGCAGCCCAGTCGGCCGCCATGGCGCTAGCCAGTCCGCAGCCGAAACCTTCGTCGTACCTGACAGCTGCACAGCAGCACCAGATGGCAGCAGCTGCTGCGGCTGCGCAAAGGCACCCGGGGTATCCGGGTCAACCAACGCGATTTTACTAA